The sequence GGACGTCGGCGATGACTGCGTCCAGCGCGGCGGTGGGCGTCATGTCGTCGAGTTCGTAGGGTTCGATGAGGGTGTCCTGTCGTGGGCTTGCCAGACTGCGAGGGCGATCTGCTCGGTCCCGAGGTCCGTCCGCGGCCGGGACGGCGTGTGTCTGGCGGCTGAACTGGGCGGCCCAGTAGGGCTCGTGGTGCCGGATGTCCCACCAGATGCCGTCGTTCCGGGGAGGCTCGAAGTCGAGGAAGACGCTGCCGCAGGGGCTGTCGATGTCGATGCGCCCGGTGCGCGGGTCGTGCTCGTAGGGCCAGTTGAACAGGTGGACCCTTGGGCCGATCACATCGTTGAGCTTGTTCGTCCCGCTTCCAGCCAGGTGTTGTGGGGAGACGAGGACCAGGCCGTTCGGGGCGAATCCGTTCAGCGGTGCCTTCTGCCTGTGTTGCCTGGAGCGGGCACTGGGCCCGGTGATGCTGCCTGGGCACGGGCAGGCTTCTGGCGCGGTGCGATCGGGATCGCGTCGGGCGTGGGGATGCCGAGGTCGACGCGTGAGCCAAGCCCCTCGATGTAGGCGTGCAGGTGTGCATATTCGACGGCGTCTAGGAGGCCGAGTTCGTCCAGCCCGCTCGGCGGCAGGTATGAGCCGTCCGGGGAAGGGGTGAAGCCGTGCTGTTCCAGGATCCATCGGGCCGTGTCTGTCTCGGCGGTTGCGGTCACGGTGCCGTCGGCGAAGCGGAAGCAGAGGTGGGACCCGGGCAGGGGACCGTGGGGGTCCCTGTAGGTCGTCCAGGACAGGTCGACGAACTCCTTGTTGCCGACCAGAAGCCCGTGCAGGGCCCATACGGCTCGTTCGTTGGCGTCCTGGGGAATCCCCGGCGGGATCAGGTAGATGGTGCGGCCGTTGTGCTCGCGGGCAGTGAAGCCGGCATCGGTCAGGATGTGGTCGGCGCCGTGGCGGGGGCGGTTGAAAACGACGAAGGTGTGCGCGTCGTCCGTCGACCCGACGAACACATCGGGCAGGTCCACAAAGGACATATTTCTCCGGGTGAGGCTGCGAGGGTAAGGGGGAGACGTTGAACCGGTCGCGGTCAGCGTGTCCTTGGTGCGGCTGCGCGCGTTGCGGGGCTCGGGCACGGGGCGTTCACCGCTGTAGGTGCCGCTGCGGATGAGGTGGTCGGGATGCCGGGGCTGACGAGGGCGCGGTCGATGAGCTGCTGGTCCTCGCGTTGCGCGGCGGCGGAGGCCAGACGACGGGAGAGCCGTTGTGCCAGCGCGCGGTATGCCTTGGCGGAGGCATCCATTCTCTCGGCGGCGTCGTTCAGGACGCGTCGGCTCGCCTCCGGGGTCTCATCGGCGTCCTCGTACAGGAGCACTTCGGTGCGGGTGTGGATGGCAAGGGTGCACATGGCGGCGGCGAGCGACACCTGGGCTGAGGCTTCGGCGAGTTCGGCGAGGTTCTCGTGTCCGTCCTTCATGACCGCGTACTGGCTGGTGGACAGCTCCGCGAGCTGCTGCGTGCACCGCGTCGCCAGCTCCTGGGTCCGTACGGCGATCGGAGCCAGCTCGCGGACCGGCTTGGAGATCTCTCCGGCACTGACCTGTTCCACGTCTGCCCGCAGCGATTCCAAAGTGGGCGCCACCTGGCCGAGGAGGCGGGTCTGCTCTGCCAGGTCGATGGACTGCAATTCGAACTCCAAGAAATGGAAGGGGAAGGGCGAAGACGTCCGGATGACGCAAGGGAGCGGGCAAAGGGCTACGCGGCGGTGCCGTAGTCGTCCTGCTGGGGAGCGTGCTTGGCGACGGCACGGGTGGTGATGGCCTTCGACGCGCGGGCCGAGGCAGCGGACAGTTCGTCGGCGCCGGGCTCCAGGTACCACGGCCTCAGATCGAGCATCGCGGCGCGCATGCCGGTGGCGAAGCACAACGCGGTGCCCTTGGGGAGGGCGCGGATCGCGTCGGCGGGCAGGATCCTCTCCTGCCGCATGCTGACGGAAGTGGACTTGCCGGACTCGGAGTGCGAGGTGGACGTGGTCTGCACGTCGTGGTCGCCGATCAAGCGGGACAGTTTGTCGGCGAAGTCCGGGTCGTCGATGCCGGACCCGATCACCTTCACGGTGGAGGCGGACCACATGGCGTCCATGCCGGCGTCTCCCCAGACTTTCTGGCCCTGGCGGTAGCTCTGGAGGATCGTGATTGGGATGATTCCGCGGCTGCCGAGGTGGGAGTACAGGTCCGGCAGGTCGCTGATTTTGCACACGTTGGCGGCCTCGTCCAAGATCGCCAACATCGGCGGATCAAGACGTCCTCCCGCCCGCTCGGCCTGTGCAGTTGCGGCCCGCATCACCGAATCCGCGCACGCGGCGATGAGCGCGCTCGCTCCGCCGCCGCCGTCCTTGCTGAGCAAGAAGAGCGTGTCGGTGGAGGTGACGAACTGCGCCGGCCGGAACTCGGGGACATCCTTCTGCGGTGTCACCCATGCCGCGATCTCTGCGTTGAGCAGGGCGGAGGCGTACTGGCGGGCGGTCTCGTAGATCCCGTCCCTCGTCTCCGGCGGCCCCTCCACGGTCCCCTTGAGCTGGGCGGCGACGGCAGCGAAGCCGTGGTCGCGGAGGATGTCGAGCGGGGTGCGGTCGGCCGGAAAGGCGAGCCAGGCC is a genomic window of Streptomyces sp. Edi2 containing:
- a CDS encoding TraM recognition domain-containing protein, whose translation is MPNPSSPSLSSNDGYDIAFKILLGVLAIAVPLANLAWLGGNAAAWLTESATPAPYQPTAALLHPERLWPKAGETSLLIGTRIVPVLLLLALGAAAGLLWARYKNRGGGRKKITDMAKAGDIEPLMAKAITDKARSLRPSLKDAKRIDAKDTGILLGNLQGSRHEVRMGFEDVAVAIMAPRSGKTTSLAIPSVLAAPGPVLLTSNKAAGDAFTTAYDARAEVGQVWTMDPQQIAHAAREMWWNPLASAKTLDGANRLAGHFLAASVDASQQGDFWSKAGSNILSQLLLAAALDERPITDIMAWLAFPADRTPLDILRDHGFAAVAAQLKGTVEGPPETRDGIYETARQYASALLNAEIAAWVTPQKDVPEFRPAQFVTSTDTLFLLSKDGGGGASALIAACADSVMRAATAQAERAGGRLDPPMLAILDEAANVCKISDLPDLYSHLGSRGIIPITILQSYRQGQKVWGDAGMDAMWSASTVKVIGSGIDDPDFADKLSRLIGDHDVQTTSTSHSESGKSTSVSMRQERILPADAIRALPKGTALCFATGMRAAMLDLRPWYLEPGADELSAASARASKAITTRAVAKHAPQQDDYGTAA